A stretch of Lactiplantibacillus brownii DNA encodes these proteins:
- the rpsE gene encoding 30S ribosomal protein S5, with product MTFIDPSKLDLDDNVVAINRITKVVKGGRRLRFAALVIVGDHKGHVGFGTGKAQEVPEAIRKASEAAKKNLITVPMVGTTIPHETLGVFGGGRIMLKPAVEGSGVAAGGAVRAVMELAGIDDVTSKRLGSNTPVNVVRATFEGLKSLRKADQIAALRGVSVEHLAE from the coding sequence ATGACTTTCATTGATCCATCAAAATTAGATCTTGACGATAACGTTGTTGCCATTAACCGGATTACCAAAGTTGTTAAAGGTGGTCGTCGTCTACGTTTTGCCGCATTGGTAATCGTTGGTGACCACAAAGGACACGTTGGTTTCGGTACTGGTAAGGCTCAAGAAGTTCCAGAAGCAATTCGGAAAGCCTCCGAAGCTGCTAAAAAAAACTTGATCACTGTACCAATGGTCGGTACAACCATTCCTCATGAAACTCTCGGTGTATTCGGTGGTGGCCGCATTATGCTTAAGCCTGCCGTTGAAGGTTCTGGTGTTGCCGCTGGTGGCGCCGTCCGTGCCGTCATGGAATTGGCTGGTATTGATGATGTTACAAGTAAGCGTCTTGGCTCAAACACCCCAGTGAACGTTGTTCGCGCAACATTCGAAGGCTTGAAGAGCTTACGAAAAGCAGACCAAATTGCTGCTTTACGTGGCGTTTCAGTTGAACATTTAGCTGAATAG
- the rpmD gene encoding 50S ribosomal protein L30 — MAQLKITLVRSAAHRLPKQRKIVKELGLGRVNSSVLKPDDAATRGQIFLIAHLIDVEVIK; from the coding sequence ATGGCTCAATTAAAGATCACTTTAGTGCGCAGTGCGGCTCATCGTCTTCCTAAGCAACGTAAAATTGTTAAGGAATTAGGTTTAGGCCGAGTTAACAGCTCTGTTCTTAAACCTGATGACGCAGCAACTCGCGGTCAAATCTTCCTCATTGCTCATTTGATCGATGTTGAAGTAATTAAGTAA
- the rplO gene encoding 50S ribosomal protein L15, with product MKLHELTPSEGSRFSRRRIGRGDSSGQGKTSGRGQKGQKARGKVRVGFEGGQMPLYRRIPKRGFTNINRKEYAVVNLDGLNRFDDGAEVTPESLKEAGLVKKSAAVKILGNGKLDKKLTVKANKFSETAVKAIEAAGGKTEVI from the coding sequence ATGAAGTTACATGAATTAACTCCAAGTGAAGGTTCACGTTTTTCACGCCGTCGCATTGGTCGTGGCGACTCAAGTGGCCAAGGTAAAACTTCTGGTCGTGGTCAAAAAGGTCAAAAGGCGCGTGGGAAAGTTCGTGTAGGGTTCGAAGGTGGCCAAATGCCATTGTATCGTCGGATTCCAAAACGTGGATTTACTAATATCAACCGTAAAGAATATGCGGTTGTCAACCTTGATGGCTTGAACCGTTTTGACGATGGTGCCGAAGTAACACCAGAATCATTGAAAGAAGCTGGCTTGGTTAAGAAGAGTGCTGCCGTTAAGATCCTTGGTAACGGTAAACTCGACAAAAAGTTAACAGTTAAGGCAAACAAGTTCTCCGAAACTGCCGTAAAGGCAATCGAAGCTGCTGGCGGTAAAACTGAGGTGATCTAA